GGTTGGTGGCCGCACGCGGCACCGCGACCAGCTGCGCGAACGACCCGGGCAGCGTGAAACCGGGTTGCTCCTGGTGCGGGCACACCTGCGCCTGGCCTGCCGCGCAGAACTCGCAGCGGCCGCACCCGAGCACGAACGGCGTCGTCACCCGGTCCCCCACCTGCCAGCCGGTGACGTCAGCACCGACCGCGGCGATGACGCCGGCGAACTCGTGACCGGGGATGATCGGCAACCGGACCGGGTCGTGGCCACGCCAGGCGTGCCAATCCGACCGGCACAGCCCGGTCGCGGCGACCGCGACGAGCACACCATCCGCGGGGCACTCAGGGTCGGCCACCTCCGTCACCTGAGGCAGGACACCGACAGCGGAATAGACAACAGCGCGCACGGGCCCATCGTAGGCGGGCTCAGCGCCGCCGAGGTCCTCGCGCACGGGTGTGGCCATCTCGACCTGTTTGCGGGCCTGTTCGACGACGGGGGTGTCCGGGTCGAGCACCGACAGGTAAACCTCGTGAGCGGCAAGCGAATCGACGGCACAGTCTGGCTCAGTACCACCCCGGTGGCCGGTAGGCCGCGCCGGGATGGTCGGCGGCCAGGAGCGGCCCGGCGCCGCCGAGCCGCTCGCGCAACGTGACCCGCTCACCGTGCTCGGGCACCCGGCCGCGGCGGCGCAGTTCGGGCACCACGAGGCGGGCAAAGTCCTCGAAGGTTCCCGGCGTCGTGACATAGGCCAGGTTGAACCCGTCGATGTCGGCCTCCTCGACCCACCGCTCGAGCTCGTCGGCCACCTCGGTCGCCGAGCCCACCAGCACCGGGCCGCGGCCACCGAGACCGATCTCCTGCGCCAACTCCCGTGCCGTCCAGGGACGCTCGGCCGTGGTGAACGACGCCAGCGCCGACCGATTCGCCTCGGTCTGCACGTACTTGAGCGGTTCATCGGGGCCGAGTTCGGCCAGGTCCACACCGGTCCAGCCGCCGAACAGCGCGAGCGCACCCTCGGGACTGACGTACTTCCGGTATTCGTTCAGCTTGGCCACGGCCTCGTCGTGCGTTTCGGCGACGATCGGCGTGACCATCGTGAAGACTTTGATGGAGCGGGGATCTCGGCCCTGCTCGGCAGCGGCGGCGCGCAGCGCCTTGACGGGTTTGGCAACGACCTCGGGTGTCGGACCCGAGACGAACACCGCCTCGGCGTGCCCCGCGGCGAACCGCACACCGCGCGGCGAGGCCCCGGCCTGGAACAGCACCGGGGTGCGCTGCGGCGACGGTTCGCACAAAAACGGCCCGGGAACGCTGAAGTAGCGCCCCTTGTGCTCGATGTCGTGCACCTTCGCCGGATCGGTGAACACGCCGCGGTCCGCGTCGCGGACCACGGCGCCGGGTTCCCATGACGCCTCCCACAGCTTGTAGCAGACCTCGAGGTACTCCTCGGCGATCTCGTAGCGCTCGTCGTGCGGGATCTGGGCATCCAGGCCGAGGTTGCGCGCCGCGCTGTCCAGATACGACGTGACGATGTTCCACGCCACGCGGCCCTCGGTGAGGTGATCGAGCGTCGCGAACCGGCGCGCCAGTGCGTAGGGCTGCTCGTAGGTCAGTGACACCGTGACACCGAAGCCGAGGGTCTCGGTGACCGCGGCCATGGCCGAGACCGCCAGCGTCGGATCGTTGACCGGGAACTGCGCGGCGTCGACCACCGCCGCATCCCGCGAACCGCCGTAGACGTCGTAGACGCCCAGGATGTCGGCGAGGAACAGCGCGTCGAACCCACCGGCCTCCAGCGTGCGGGCCAGCTCGGTCCAGTAGCCGAGCTCGCGGTAGCGGTAACCCTGATCTTCCGGATGACGCCACAGGCCCGCGGACTGGTGCCCGACACAGGCCATGTCGAAGGCGTTCAGGTAGATCCTGGTCATCACTCGTCCCCGATCTCGTCCTTGTGTGTCTCGCGCGCGAAATAGGCGGCCGCGACGGTGATCACGGTGAGCACGACGAAGTACCCGACGATCAGCCACGGGCTGCCGTCGCCGGCGACCAACAGGGACGCCGCGATGAGCGGCGCGAACCCGCCGGAGAGCACGGCGCCGATCGAGTATCCCAGTGACGCGCCGCTGTAGCGCACGCGGGTGTCGAACAGTTCACCGAACCAGGCGGCCTGCGGGCCGTACATGGCGTCGTGCGCGATGTTCACGCCGAACACGATCGCCAGGACGATCGCGACGTGCGAACCGGAGTCGGCGGCGAGGAAGAACAGCACGAGCGCCAGCACGCCGGCGATCGCACCGAAGAGGTACGGCGGGCGCCTGCCGATCCGGTCGGACAGCATCGCCCAGGCCGGCGTGGTGATCAGCCCGATCGCCGACGCGATGAGGACCGCCGCCAGGCCGACCCCGCCACCGGCGGATGACGAATCCTGCAGATAGGTCAGCGAATACGTCGTGAGCAGCACGAACAGGGCGATCTGCGAGATCCGCAGCCCGGTGGTGATCACCACTCCGCGCGGCTGGGTGCGCAGCACCTCCAACACCGGCATCCGCGCAACCTCGCCGGCTTCCTTGACCCGGGTGAACACCTCGGCATCGGTGAGCCGCAGCCGGATCACCAGGCCGATGACGACGAGAACGGCGCTGAGCAGGAACGGGATTCGCCAGCCGTACGCGAGGAAAGCGTCAGGACCGGTGACGGTCCTGGTCACGTAGAAAACGCCGGTCGACAGCAACATGCCCGCGGGTGATCCCAGCTGGGTGAAGCTGCCGAACAACCCGCGCCGCCCCGGCGGAGCATGTTCCACCGACAGCAGTGCCGCACCGCCCCATTCCGCGCCGACCGCGAGCCCCTGCAGCAGCCGCAGGACGACCAGCAGCGCGGGAGCCAGCAGCCCGACCTGCGCGTAGGTGGGCAGCAGCCCGATCGCGAAGGTGCTCACCCCCATGCCCACCAGCGCGGCGACCAGAACCGTCTTGCGGCCAAGCCGGTCGCCGTAGTGGCCGGATATCAGCGCACCCAGCGGCCTGGCCCCGAAGCCCGCCGCATAGGTCGCGAACGCGGCCAACGTCCCGGCCGTCGACGAGACATTCGGGAAGAACAATGGTTTGAAGACGAGCGCCGCAGCCGTGGCGTACAGGTAGAAGTCGTACCACTCGATGGTGGTTCCGACCGCACTACCCAGCGCGACGGTGCGCGCACTCGGCTTGGCAGCAGACGCTGAGCGTTGGTCAGCAAGAGTCACGTGCGGGCAGTCTATGCAGTTTCGCGACGTTTGAAGAGACTTAACTTCATCGCGAGGCAAAAGCTGTTCAGCTCACCGATCGACCGTCACACCGTGGACGACGATCGCCGCGGTCTGCCTCACCCACTCGTCGTCGAGATCCGCATCGGACGCCAGGAGCAGGCGCAACATCGTTGCTCCGCCGATGATTTCCACCAACCGGTCCGGGTTGACGTCGGAGTGTACTTCGCCGCGCGCGACACCGTCGACGATCCGGTCCCGCACGGCGGCGAAGACGCCGGTGAAGCGCTCCATCACGCGGGCGTTGAGCGCCGCGTCGGCGGACACGTCGGCCACCAGACCGGGCAGCGCGGCACGCACCACCGGGCTGGTGAACACGTCGCGGGCGGCAGCGATCATCGCGTACACGTCGGCGGCGATGTCACCCGCCGGTGCGGCCAGGCCGGTCGGCACCGCCGGGAACACGGCCTCGTGGACCAGTTCGGCCTTGCTCGACCAGCGTCGGTACAACGCGGTCTTGGTGGTGTTCGCATGCTCGGCAACGGCGGCCATGGTCAGGTTCGCGTAGCCGATCTGCACGAGCAGTTCCGCGGTGGCCCGCAGGATCGCCGGGTCGATCCGCGGGTCGCGGGGACGCCCGGCACCGACACCCTTGCCAACCGGTGAAGCCTCTGCTTTCATAACGCAACCGAGAGTATCGTAATTGCCGTCGTCAGGGAGATCCGCATGGCAAACGAACCGGCTGTCGAAGACGTCGGCCGCCTTCAACATTCCAGCCGCGACGTCAGCACGGTCCCGGTGGCGCTCGCCGAGTGGCTGTCGACCGTGTTGCCCCCAGGCGCCCAACCGCACGTCACCGTGGAGGACGGCGTGGACGCCAATGGCATGTCGTCGGAAACCCTGCTGCTGACGGCCGAATGGACCGCCGACGGCGCCCGCACGCAGCAGCGCCTCGTGGCACGCGTCGCCCCCGCGCCCACGGACGTGCCGGTCTTCGCGTCGTACCGACTGGATCACCAGTACGAGTTGATGCGCCAGATCGCCGAACTCACCGACGTGCCGGTACCCCGCGTGCGCTGGCTGGAGCCGACCGGTTCGGTGCTGGGCACCCCGTTGTTTTTGATGGACCGCGTCGACGGCAGCGTCCCACCCGACGTCATGCCGTACACCTTCGGCGGCAACTGGTTTTTCGACGCACCGGCCGAGAACCGGCGGCGGCTGCAGGACAGCACGGTCGAGGTGCTGGCCAAGTTGCACTCGATTCCCGACGCGCTGCAGCGCTTCGGGTTCCTCCTCGACGTCGACCCGCCGGGCGACACGCCGCTGCGCCGGCACTTCGCGTGGCTCAAACAGTGGTACCAGTTCGCGGTGGCCGACATCGGCCGCTCCCCGCTGGTCGAGCAGGCGCTGGCGTGGCTGCAGGACCACTTCCCCACCGACGTCGCTGCGTCGGAACCGGTTCTGGCATGGGGAGACTCGCGCATCGGCAACGTGCTCTACCGGGACTTCGAACCGGTGGCGGTGCTGGACTGGGAGATGGCGACCGTCGGCCCGCGCGAACTCGACGTCTCGTGGATCATCTTCGCGCACATGGTTTTCCAGGAACTCGCCGGGCTGGCGGGGCTGCCCGGGCTGCCGGATGTGCTGCGCGAGGACGACGTGCGCGCCACCTACACCCGGTTGACCGGTGTTCAACTGGGCGACCTGCGGTGGTTCTACATCTACTCCGGGGTGATCTGGTGCTGCGTGTTCATGCGCACCGGCGCGCGCCGGGTCCGGTTCGGCGAGATCGAACAACCCGACGACGTGGAGTCGCTGTTCTACCACGCGTCCCTGCTGCGGCGCCTGATCGAGGAGGCCTGACATGCTCGGCCCGATGGACGAGTTCCCGGTACACCAACTGCCACAACCGATCGCGTGGCCCGGATCCTCGGACCGCAACTTCTACGACCGCTCGTACTTCAACGCCCACGACCGCACCGGCGACATCTTCGTCATCACCGGCATCGGCTACTACCCCAATCTCGGGGTGAAGGACGCGTTCCTGCTAGTGTCCCGCCGCGGCGCCCAGACCGCGGTGCACCTGTCCGACGCCATCGACCAGGACCGGCTCAACCAGCACGTCATGGGATACCGCGTCGAGGTCACCGAACCACTGCACAAACTGCGGATCGTCCTCGACGACACCCACGGCATCGAGGCGGACCTCACCTGGAACGGTTTGTTCGACGTCGTGCAGGAACAACCGCACATCCTGCGCGCCGGGAACCGGGTCACCCTCGACGCGCAGCGCTTCGCCCAGTTGGGCTCCTGGAGTGGACATCTCACCATCGACGGCGAACACATCGACGTCGACCCCGCCACCTGGATCGGCTCGCGCGACCGGTCCTGGGGTATCCGGCCCATCGGCGAGGCCGAGCCACCGGGGCGGCCCGCCGACCCGCCGTTCGAGGGCATGTGGTGGCTGTATGTGCCGATGGCGTTCGACGAGTTCTCGATCGTGCTCATCATCCAGGAGGAGCCCAACGGGTTCCGCTCCCTCAACGACTGCACGCGCATCTGGAAAGACGGCCGCATCGAACAACTCGGCTGGCCGCGGGTCAAGATCCACTACCGCTCGGGCACCCGCATCCCCACCGGCGCCACCATCGACGCGACCGCGGCCGACGGATCCCCCGTGCGCTTCGACGTGGAATCCAAACTGCCGGTTCCCATTCACGTCGGCGGCGGCTACGGCGGCGACCCGGACTGGCTGCACGGCGTGTGGAAAGGCGAGAAGTTCACCGAACGACTCACCTACGACATGACGGATCCGGCGATCATCGGCCGGGCCGGGTTCGGCGTGATCGACCACGTCGGCCGCGCGGTGTGCACCGAAGGCGACGCGGCGCCCGCCGAGGGATGGGGCCTGTTCGAGCACGGCGCGCTCGGCCGACACGATCCGTCCGGTTTCACCGACTGGCTGACCGTCGCGCCCTGATTTTCTCCCGCCCTGATTTTCTCCCGCGAGCAGACGCAAAACTGCCGTTTTTCACGCCAAAACAGGCAGTTTTGCGTCTGCTCGGCGGGGAAAAACTCAGGCCGGGGAACTCAGGCCGCCCAGAACAGGACAGCGGCACCGATCGCCTCGACCAGGAAGTAGAACCAGTTGGGGTAGAAGGGTGTTCGCTCGTCGAACACCGCCGAGAGCGCCCGGCTCACCGCCATCCCCGCCAACGCGGCGCCGACCGTGAGCAGCACACCGGTTCGTACCAGCTGCGGCGCAAAGGCGGCGTACGTCAGCACCGCGGCGGTGGCCACGCCGAAACCGCCGTACACCCCGCGCACCTCCGCGCGCGACGAGGCCGACGTGAGCACATGGTCGAACGGTCGCATGATCGCCTGCGGTGCGGCCAGCGCGTAGACCCCCATGCCGAGGAAGAACACTCCGACAACCACGATGACTGCTGTGACTCCGGCGCTCAAGGTAACCTCCTGCTCAGGTGATGAGGAGGCCAGCATGCCGACCCAGATACCCGCGCCGCTTCCACAAACCTGCTATCCGGCGCTGTGGCTGTGGCCCGGCCAGTGTCTGTACTCCGGTCCGGCCCTGGGCCTGCAACCGCATTCGGGTTCGGTGTGGTGCCTGGCGGTCGGGGTCGACGCTCCGCTGACGGTCGACGTGGGTGGGCATCAGATCCGAACGCGCACGGCGCTCATTCCACCGCGGGTGACTCACCATCTGGTGATGACGGGTCCACTGGTTTCCTGCTACTTGGATCCGGCGTCACACCGGACAGCGTCGTGCCGCGGGCAGTTCGGCGAGATCGTCCACGGCGTCGGTATCCGGCACCACCGCGAGGATCGGTTGCTCACCCCACCGGATGACGATCTTTCGGCCTTGCGCTGGCTGGACACCGCGGCGCCGTCGGCGATCCACCCAATCGATCCGCGGATCGAATTGGCGGCCAAGCAGATCCGCGACGACCCCGTCACAGTGGTGCCTGCCGCCGATCTGGCCGCCGCGGCCGGGTTGTCCGAATCCCGCTTCCTGCACCTCTTCCGCGCCGAACTGGGCACAAGCCTGCGGCGCTACCGGATGTGGTGCAGGCTGCTGCGCGCCGGAGCGCTGCTGGCGGCGGGCCACGACCTGACCACGGCAGCCGTCGACTCGGGGTTCGCCAGCCCGTCCCATCTCGCCGACCGGTTCAGGTCCATGTTCGGGCTGTCGGCGTCCCGGTTGCTGGCGACGGGACTGCAGATCCGGGTTCCCTGACCCGCGCGAGCGTGCGCCGACTGCTGCTAATTCGCGGCGTGTTCTGCAGCAGACACGCCCGCTCGCGGTGCTGAGGAGGAAGACGCGGGGGCGCGGCCGAAGACCATCGACTCGTCGATGCGGTCGAACCGGTGGTCGATGGCGTCGAGCAGATAGTTGTGCCGGACGTGCCACGGTCGCTTTGTACCCGAGCGTGGCAGGGCATGCGCGGAGCGCTGGATGTAGCCGGCCTCCAGATCCCAGATGCGCTTCTCGGCGATCGACATCGAACCCTTGTGCGGGTATGCGTGGGTGTATCCGTGGGATCCCATGTAGGCCAACAACTTCGCGACGGCCCTGGCCGTCATGTCGGCACGCAAAGTCCACGAGGCGTTGGTGTAGCCGATGCACCACGCCATGTTCGGCACGTCCTCGAGCAGGAACTCCTTGTAGACGAACCGCTCGGTAGGCTTGACCTCGTCGCCGTCGACCCGCAGCGTGATCCCGCCGAGCGCCTGCAGTTGCAGGCCGGTCGCGGTGACGATCACGTCGGCGTCGATCCGGTTGCCGGACTTCAGCACGATGCCGTCGGCGTCGAAATGGTCGATGTGGTCGGTGACCACCTCCACCCGTCCCCGTCCGATCTCCTCGAAGATGTCCTTGTCGAGCACGAGACACATCCGCTGATCCCACGGGTCGTACTTCGGGTTGAAATGCACGTCGACGGGATAACCCTCGGGCAGCACACTCATGGTGACCTTGCGGATCACCCGCCGGCCGAGCCTGGGCGCCGCGCGGAAGAAGTTGTACGCGGTGTACTGCACCATGGCGTTGCGGACCCGCACCACCTGGTGGGCCGCCCTGCGCGGCAACGCCTTCCGGATCGCCTGCACCGACGGGTTGATCCGCGGTGAGGACATCATGTACGTCGGCGACCGCTGCAGCATCGTCACGTGACCCGCGGTACGCGCCAGGGCAGGCACCAGGCTGATCGCGGTGGCACCGCTGCCGATCACGACGACGCGTCTACCGGTGTGATCGAGCGATTCGGGCCAGAACTGCGGATGCACGACCTCGCCGCGGAATTCCGAGATGCCGGGGAAATCGGGCGTGTAGGGCTCGTCGTAGTTGTAATAACCGGTACCGAAGAACACGAACCTGGCGCGGTACCGCATGGGCTGCCCGTTGTGCTCGGTGTGCAGCGTCCAGGTGTCGGTCGTCGAATCCCAATCCGCCGAACGCACATGGGTGTTGAACCGGATGTGGCGGTCGATGCCGTGCTTGCGCGCGGTCTCGGTGAGATAGGCGCGGATGTCACCGCCGTCGGCGACGTTCTCCGGACGTGTCCACGGCTCGTACGGGTAACTCAGCGTGAAGATGTCGCTGTCGGAGCGGATCCCGGGATACCGGAACAGATCCCAGGTTCCGCCGATGCGTTCGCGCCGTTCCAGCAGCGCGTAGGTCAGCCCGGGGCACTTCTCGTGGATGCGGTACGCCGCGTTGATCCCCGAGATGCCCGCGCCGATGATGAGCACGTCGGAGTATTCCGGGTCGACGGACTCCGTGACACCCATAGCGAACCTCCTGTGGTCCCGCCGCGTACCACCACACTAGGGGTTCAGGTACGTAGTGCGTCAACGATCTGGGCGAGCGATTCCAACGAAATGGGAGTCGGCTGGTAGAGGCAGATGCGGTCGCTCACCCCGCCGACCCGGTCGGCGATGTGGGCGGCGATCTCGGCGGGACTTCCGCACGCCGCGATGGTGTGCAGGACATCGTCGTCGATCAGCGCGCTCATCTCCTGCCAGCGGCCCTGCTTGGACATCGCGTTGAGCTCGGGTTGCAGCTCACCCCACCCGTGCGCGTCGAGCACCGGCCGGTACGCCGGCGTCGACCCGTAGAACGCCAGCAGGCGCCGGGTGGCGTCGTGGTCCCGGTCGTCCTCGCCGATCGACACGATGATCTCCGGGACGACGGCGAAATCGGCCTCCGACCGGCCGGCGGCGGTCAACCCGGCCCGCACGGCGGGCATGGTCACCTCGTGCAGGAACCGTTTCGACCCGAATGGCATCACCAGCAGCCCGTCGGCCAGCTCCGCGGTGGCCCGGGTCAGCTGCGGGCCGAGCGCGCCGACGTAGATCGGCGGCGGCCCGTACGGCGACGGGCCCGGGCTGAACGTCGGCGTCATGAGCGTGTGCCGGTAGAACTCGCCGCGGAATTCCAGCCTCCGGCCGGTCTGCCAGGCGTCGAAGATCGCCCGCAGCGCCCCGAGCAGCTCCCGCATCCGGGCGACCGGTCGGTCGAAATCCGCACCGAACCGCTTCTCGATCTGGGTGCGGATCTACGTGCCCAGACCCAGCGTGAAGCGTCCACCGGAGAGCAGCTGGTGGTCGATCGCCTGGTGGGCCAGATGAATCGGGTTGCGGGGAAACGCGATTGCCACGTTGGTCATCAGGTCGAGACCTCCGACGGTCGACGCAAGCGTGAGCGGGGCGAACACGTCGTGCGGACCTTCGAAGGTGAAGACGCCCGCGGCTCCGGCCTCGACCAGCGCCTGCGTACGTTCGATCGCATCGGTGGGACCGAACAAGGCCGTCATTATCTTCACGGCGTGAGAGCCTAGTCACATGAGCATCCCGACGAACGCCGACGTTGTGGTGGTGGGGGCCGGCTTCGCCGGGCTGACGGCGGCGCGCAGGTTGGTGCAGCTGGGGTACGACGTCGTGGTCCTGGAGGGCCGTGACCGGGTGGGAGGTCGTTCGTCGACCGCGACGATCGCCGGGGTCCCGGTGGATCTGGGCGGCACGTTCGTCGGGCCCACCCAGGACGCGGTGCTGGGCCTGGCGGCCGAACTCGGTTGCGCCACGATCCCCACGCACAACCGTGGCAAGAACCTGATCCGGTGGCACGGGCGGGTGCGGTCCTACCGCAGCACGATTCCGCGGCTGTCGATCATCGAACTGCTCGACGTGTCGCGCATCCAGTGGCGGTTCGAGCGATTGTTCCGCCACGTCGACGTCGCCGAGCCGTGGAACGGCTCGCTCGCCCAGAAGCTCGACCAGTACAGCATGGAGCGGTGGTTGCGGTACGTGCACGCCAACGCCTCTACCCGCAATCTGATGGCGATCATGTCGCGGGTGACGTGGGGTGCCGAGCCCGACGGGGTGTCGATGCTGCACGCCGTGCGGTATGTGAAGGCCGCCGGTGGCCTGACCAAACTGCTCGACGTCCAAGGCGGTGCCCAGCAGGACCGGCTGGTCGAGGGCACCCAGCAGATCGCCCTGCGCATGGCCGACGAACTGGGTGACCGCGTCGCGCTCGACGCCGTCGTGCAACGCATCGAACGCCATGACGACGGCAGTATCGGTGTCACGTTCACCACGGGCCATGTACAGGCCCGCGCGGTGATCATCGCGGTCGCGCCGCAGCATCGCGGTGGTATCGAGTTCGATCCGCCGCTACCGCCCGAGTACACCGAACTCGCCGCGCACTGGCCGCAGGGCCGGTTGAGCAAGGCGTACGCGGCGTACGACCGACCGTTCTGGCGGTCCAACGGGTGCTCGGGTGAGGCGTTGAGCGACGAGGGCCCGGTGTTCATCACGTTCGACGTGAGTCCCGGCGAGGACGGTCCCGGAATCCTGCTCGGCTTCACCGACGCTCGCACGTTCGACCCGCTGACACCCGAGCAGCGGCGCGAACGCGCACTCGCCGGGTTCGCAACGTTCTTCGGTGACGCCGCCCGCAACCCCATCGACTATCTCGATCACTGTTGGGGCACAGAGCCGTTCGCGCCGGGCGGTCCGACGGCTGCGGTGCCGCCGCACGCCTGGACCGCCTACGGGCGGTGGTTGCGCAAACCGATCGACGGAATCCACTGGGCCGGCACCGAAACCGCGGACGTGTGGACCGGATTCCTCGACGGCGCAGTGCGATCCGGGCAGCGCGCCGCCATCGAGGTGGCCGAGGCGCTCAAGAGCTCAGCCGCTGCGGGGTGATCACCGATTCGGCCAGCTTCCGCAGTTGGGTGTTGACCTCGTCGGGACGTTCGAGGATCGAGCAGTGCCCGCCACCGAGCTCGACGAACGCCGCGAGGTGGGGCACCGAGTCGGCGATGCGGCGGGAGGCGTTGATGGGCAGCAACCGGTCCTGGGTGCTGCCGATCACCAGCGTCGGCACGGTGAGATTGCGCAGCGGGATGTGCCGGGGGCCCAGGTTGTCGACGAGCACGCGGGCCCACGCGCCGCGGCCCGCCGGTGGCGTCATGACGAACAGTCTGTAGACGAAGTCGGCCACCCACGGGTCGGCGTCGCGACCCACCGCAAGGTGGGCGACGAAACGTCTGTTGGGGCGGTCGGCCAGCTTCGGCATCGGGGTGCCGCCGAACGCCTTGAGGATCGTGCCCGCGGTCCGGATGCGTGTGGTGCTCAACCGCGGGGGCACCTGCGCGAGTTGCACGTCGCGTAACAGGTCACCGGTGGTGGTGTTGATCAGGGCAACCCCGTCGGCGCAGCTCGGAACGCGGCTCGGGTAGCGCTGCGCCCAGGACGTGATCGCGATGCCGCCCATCGAATGCCCCGCGATGACGGCCCGCTCGCCGGGGCGCAGGGTCGCGTCGAGGACCGCGTCCAGATCGGCCGCGAGGTGGTTGAGGCTGAAGCGGTTGCGGCCGCGCGGCGTCTCGCTGCGCCCGTGGCCACGATGGTCGTAGGCGATGACGCGGTAGTCGCGGGCGAGGTCGGCGATCTGGTGCGCCCACACCTCGATGGCGCACGTGATGCCGTGCGCGAACACGATCGGGTAACCGTCCTCGGGCCCGAAGGTCTGCGCGTGCAGTCGCACACCGTCGACCGCGCGGACCTCGACGGTACGGCCTTGAGGTAGCTGGGGAAGGGGCATGCCGTTTCCTTCGACGTCGTTCACCGCGGCGCGCACATCGAGCATTGGGCGATCGTAAACGACAAACTTGACACGTGTCACGCACGGGTCTCGCGACGGCTGCGTTGGCCGTGGGCGCAGAATTGGGCCGACAACGACAGAGAGGTCTCCATGCGCGCAGCACAGATAACCCGTCTCGACGGTCCCGACGCGGTGCAAGTGGTCGAGGTCGAGGAACCGTCCGGTGACGACGCGGTCCTGATCGATGTCCACGCCGCCGGGGTGGCCTTTCCCGACGCGCTGCTGACGCGGGGGCTCTACCAGTACAAGCCGGATCTGCCGTTCGCTCCCGGAGCCGAGGTCGCCGGTGTCGTCCGCAGCGCACCGGCGGGCTCGTCGATCGCGGCGGGCGACCGAGTGCTCGGTCTGACGATGTTGTCCGGCGGTATGGCGGAAGTCGTTGCGCTGCCGGAGGATCGGGTGTTCAAGCTGCCCGATGCGGTGCCGTTCGATGCCGGTGCGGGCATCCTGTTCAACGACATGACGGTGCACTTCGTGCTGCGCACCCGCGGCAGGCTCGCCGAGGGCGAGACGGTTCTGGTGCACGGCGCGGCGGGCGGCATCGGGACCTCGGTGCTGCGCCTGGCGCCCGCGCTGGGCGCGGCCCGCACCATCGCGGTGGTGTCCACCGAACAGAAGGCCGAGATCGCCCGGGCCGCAGGCGCGTCCGATGTGGTGCTGGCCGACGGATTCCGCGACGCGGTCAAAGAGTTGACCGATGGCCGGGGCGTGGACATGGTCGTCGACCCGGTCGGCGGCGACCGTTTCACCGATTCGCTGCGTTCTCTCGCGGTGGGTGGGCGCGTGCTGGTGGTCGGTTTCACCGGTGGCGAGATCCCTCAGGTGAAGGTGAACCGGTTGCTGCTCAACAACATCGAGGTGATCGGGGCAGGCTGGGGCGCATGGACGTTCTCCCATCCGGGTTACCTGCAGCAGCAGTGGGCCGAACTCGAACCGCTGCTGGCCTCCGGTGCGGTCGCCCCGCCGCAGGTCGAGGTGTACCCGTTGGAGCAGGCCGCACAGGCCATCGCGTCGCTGGAGAACCGCAGCGCCAAGGGCAAGGTGGTGCTCAAGCTGCGCTGACGTCAGCTTGCGGGCCAGTAGTGGGTGTCCGGTGTCGCGCGGGCACCGAAGATGGCCTGGCCCACCCGCACACAGGTGGCGCCCTCGGCGATCGCGAGCTCGTAGTCGCCGGACATGCCCATCGACAGCTCGCCGGGGCCGATC
This region of Mycolicibacterium goodii genomic DNA includes:
- a CDS encoding alpha/beta fold hydrolase, with the protein product MPLPQLPQGRTVEVRAVDGVRLHAQTFGPEDGYPIVFAHGITCAIEVWAHQIADLARDYRVIAYDHRGHGRSETPRGRNRFSLNHLAADLDAVLDATLRPGERAVIAGHSMGGIAITSWAQRYPSRVPSCADGVALINTTTGDLLRDVQLAQVPPRLSTTRIRTAGTILKAFGGTPMPKLADRPNRRFVAHLAVGRDADPWVADFVYRLFVMTPPAGRGAWARVLVDNLGPRHIPLRNLTVPTLVIGSTQDRLLPINASRRIADSVPHLAAFVELGGGHCSILERPDEVNTQLRKLAESVITPQRLSS
- a CDS encoding flavin monoamine oxidase family protein; this translates as MSIPTNADVVVVGAGFAGLTAARRLVQLGYDVVVLEGRDRVGGRSSTATIAGVPVDLGGTFVGPTQDAVLGLAAELGCATIPTHNRGKNLIRWHGRVRSYRSTIPRLSIIELLDVSRIQWRFERLFRHVDVAEPWNGSLAQKLDQYSMERWLRYVHANASTRNLMAIMSRVTWGAEPDGVSMLHAVRYVKAAGGLTKLLDVQGGAQQDRLVEGTQQIALRMADELGDRVALDAVVQRIERHDDGSIGVTFTTGHVQARAVIIAVAPQHRGGIEFDPPLPPEYTELAAHWPQGRLSKAYAAYDRPFWRSNGCSGEALSDEGPVFITFDVSPGEDGPGILLGFTDARTFDPLTPEQRRERALAGFATFFGDAARNPIDYLDHCWGTEPFAPGGPTAAVPPHAWTAYGRWLRKPIDGIHWAGTETADVWTGFLDGAVRSGQRAAIEVAEALKSSAAAG
- a CDS encoding NADPH:quinone oxidoreductase family protein, coding for MRAAQITRLDGPDAVQVVEVEEPSGDDAVLIDVHAAGVAFPDALLTRGLYQYKPDLPFAPGAEVAGVVRSAPAGSSIAAGDRVLGLTMLSGGMAEVVALPEDRVFKLPDAVPFDAGAGILFNDMTVHFVLRTRGRLAEGETVLVHGAAGGIGTSVLRLAPALGAARTIAVVSTEQKAEIARAAGASDVVLADGFRDAVKELTDGRGVDMVVDPVGGDRFTDSLRSLAVGGRVLVVGFTGGEIPQVKVNRLLLNNIEVIGAGWGAWTFSHPGYLQQQWAELEPLLASGAVAPPQVEVYPLEQAAQAIASLENRSAKGKVVLKLR
- a CDS encoding flavin-containing monooxygenase, with protein sequence MGVTESVDPEYSDVLIIGAGISGINAAYRIHEKCPGLTYALLERRERIGGTWDLFRYPGIRSDSDIFTLSYPYEPWTRPENVADGGDIRAYLTETARKHGIDRHIRFNTHVRSADWDSTTDTWTLHTEHNGQPMRYRARFVFFGTGYYNYDEPYTPDFPGISEFRGEVVHPQFWPESLDHTGRRVVVIGSGATAISLVPALARTAGHVTMLQRSPTYMMSSPRINPSVQAIRKALPRRAAHQVVRVRNAMVQYTAYNFFRAAPRLGRRVIRKVTMSVLPEGYPVDVHFNPKYDPWDQRMCLVLDKDIFEEIGRGRVEVVTDHIDHFDADGIVLKSGNRIDADVIVTATGLQLQALGGITLRVDGDEVKPTERFVYKEFLLEDVPNMAWCIGYTNASWTLRADMTARAVAKLLAYMGSHGYTHAYPHKGSMSIAEKRIWDLEAGYIQRSAHALPRSGTKRPWHVRHNYLLDAIDHRFDRIDESMVFGRAPASSSSAPRAGVSAAEHAAN